One stretch of Bacteroidota bacterium DNA includes these proteins:
- a CDS encoding sodium:solute symporter, producing the protein MGFSFIDYLIVAVYLLGVTLIGVYIGRKQKTSRDYFLGGKEMSWWSVGFSIVASETSTLTFISIPGLAYKSDMHFLQLAVGYFFGRLLVSMIFIPAYYKGDLETAYDFLGKRFGMGLRKFTSTVFIITRVLASGVRLFATAIPVHLITGFDYSTSIFIIGIFTLVYTYVGGLKAVVAMDVVQMCIYLGGAFASMVLILQHLPNGWSDVVSFATLNGTDKFSMINLTTGSTFLEFLSSPYTFLGGLLGGTFLSMASHGTDQLLVQRLLGCKSKWESQKALILDASIIVLQFAFFLVLGLCLFAFYNGVPFQQLGLKSSDEIFPKFIVENLPTGLAGLVIAGVLASAMGTLSSSISSLASSTFLDLFKLTTKGRNLDEKTDVIWSKRFTLLWGFVLIGGAMLFTDTKNPVVEIGLKIASFTYGGLLGTFFLGLLFKCTNQLDAFAGFIAGIVSMIIVLTYTNIDFTWHTLIGCLATIIVGNISNFITKK; encoded by the coding sequence ATGGGCTTTTCCTTCATCGATTACCTCATCGTTGCAGTTTATCTTCTTGGCGTTACACTGATCGGCGTCTATATCGGCAGAAAACAAAAAACCTCGCGAGACTATTTTCTCGGTGGAAAGGAAATGTCGTGGTGGTCGGTCGGATTTTCCATCGTCGCCAGTGAAACGAGTACACTCACATTCATCAGTATTCCGGGTCTTGCTTATAAAAGTGACATGCATTTTTTGCAACTTGCCGTCGGGTACTTCTTCGGCCGACTGCTGGTCAGTATGATTTTTATACCGGCATATTATAAAGGAGACTTGGAAACAGCGTACGATTTTCTCGGCAAACGGTTCGGCATGGGACTGCGGAAATTCACTTCGACTGTTTTTATTATTACGCGAGTCCTTGCTTCCGGGGTTCGACTCTTTGCCACAGCAATTCCTGTTCACCTAATTACTGGTTTTGATTATTCAACAAGCATCTTTATTATTGGAATTTTTACACTCGTCTATACATATGTCGGCGGATTGAAAGCTGTCGTTGCCATGGATGTTGTTCAAATGTGTATCTATCTCGGCGGCGCTTTTGCTTCGATGGTATTAATTTTACAGCATCTGCCCAACGGCTGGAGTGATGTCGTCTCATTTGCAACATTGAATGGGACAGATAAATTTTCCATGATTAATTTGACTACCGGAAGTACTTTCCTCGAGTTTCTTTCCTCCCCGTATACGTTTCTTGGCGGACTGCTTGGAGGAACATTTCTTTCCATGGCATCACATGGAACTGATCAACTGCTTGTGCAACGTCTGCTTGGGTGCAAGTCCAAATGGGAAAGTCAAAAAGCGTTGATTCTGGATGCATCGATCATCGTACTTCAGTTCGCATTTTTTTTAGTGTTGGGATTATGCCTGTTCGCATTTTACAACGGTGTACCATTCCAACAACTTGGTTTAAAATCGTCCGATGAAATATTTCCGAAATTCATTGTCGAAAATCTCCCTACCGGTCTTGCAGGATTGGTTATCGCTGGTGTACTCGCATCTGCTATGGGTACACTCTCTTCGTCCATCAGTTCGCTAGCCTCCTCAACGTTTCTTGATCTCTTCAAATTAACAACCAAAGGAAGAAACCTTGACGAAAAAACAGATGTGATATGGTCAAAACGCTTTACATTATTATGGGGATTTGTCCTTATCGGCGGCGCTATGCTGTTTACCGATACAAAAAATCCTGTCGTTGAGATTGGATTAAAAATAGCATCATTTACCTACGGTGGTTTGTTGGGAACATTTTTTCTCGGTCTTCTCTTCAAGTGTACTAATCAACTTGATGCATTCGCCGGTTTTATTGCAGGTATTGTATCGATGATCATTGTTTTGACATATACAAATATTGATTTTACTTGGCATACACTTATTGGTTGTCTGGCAACAATTATTGTTGGAAACATCAGTAATTTTATCACAAAAAAATGA
- the murA gene encoding UDP-N-acetylglucosamine 1-carboxyvinyltransferase encodes MDKFVIKGGKKLNGTVSISGAKNATLALMPATLLASGKYELHNTPDLRDVVTMSKLLQTMGVTFERKNKTLEVNTFRVNKFEAPYEHVKKMRASIYVLGPLLARYGQAKVSLPGGCAWGPRPVDLHIEGMKKLGAKIELVRGYIYAKAKRLKGARIAFNVSSVGATGNILMAAVLAKGTTRIENAAMEPEITNLVEMLIAMGAKIDGLGTTTLEIEGVEELHPASINTIPDRIEAGTMLIAGAMCGGKIRIENVIPDHFSAVTARLEDSGAKLTIGKDFIELIAPKTIKPVDVTTAVYPGFPTDMQAQWISLMTIAKGTSTVTDTIYHDRFAHVPEIARLGANIEMKDNAAIIRGVKKLSGTKVMSTDLRASAALILAAMKAEGETEVLRVYHLDRGYEAIEKKLSILGASISRVTGEEF; translated from the coding sequence ATGGATAAATTTGTTATTAAAGGCGGAAAGAAACTCAATGGTACTGTCTCCATCAGCGGTGCAAAAAATGCAACGCTCGCCTTGATGCCGGCAACACTCCTCGCCAGCGGAAAGTATGAACTCCATAACACTCCCGATCTTCGAGATGTAGTCACCATGTCCAAACTGCTCCAAACAATGGGAGTCACCTTTGAACGAAAAAATAAAACGTTGGAGGTAAACACCTTCCGTGTTAATAAATTCGAAGCGCCGTACGAACATGTGAAAAAGATGCGTGCGTCAATTTATGTTCTTGGTCCGCTGCTTGCCCGTTATGGACAAGCGAAGGTATCGCTCCCAGGCGGATGTGCATGGGGCCCGCGGCCGGTCGATCTTCACATTGAAGGAATGAAAAAACTCGGTGCTAAGATTGAACTTGTGCGAGGATATATCTATGCGAAAGCCAAACGGCTGAAAGGAGCGCGTATTGCATTCAACGTCTCCAGCGTTGGAGCGACAGGAAATATTTTGATGGCTGCTGTTCTGGCAAAAGGAACAACACGCATAGAAAATGCGGCAATGGAACCAGAAATCACAAACCTTGTCGAAATGCTAATTGCTATGGGAGCAAAGATTGACGGCTTGGGTACAACCACGTTAGAAATTGAAGGAGTAGAAGAATTACATCCTGCGAGCATCAACACTATACCGGACAGGATTGAAGCAGGGACAATGTTAATTGCCGGCGCAATGTGCGGTGGGAAGATCAGAATAGAAAATGTTATCCCGGACCATTTTTCTGCTGTGACTGCACGACTTGAAGATTCCGGAGCAAAACTAACAATCGGCAAAGATTTTATTGAATTGATTGCTCCAAAAACCATCAAGCCTGTAGATGTAACCACTGCTGTCTATCCCGGTTTCCCAACCGATATGCAGGCGCAATGGATTTCCTTAATGACGATTGCCAAAGGAACATCAACGGTGACCGATACCATTTATCACGACAGATTTGCACACGTTCCTGAAATTGCACGGCTCGGGGCCAATATTGAAATGAAAGATAACGCTGCGATTATACGCGGTGTGAAAAAACTCTCAGGTACAAAAGTCATGTCCACCGATCTTCGGGCTTCTGCTGCTCTTATTCTCGCAGCAATGAAAGCGGAAGGGGAAACGGAAGTATTACGTGTTTATCATCTTGATCGAGGATATGAAGCAATCGAAAAGAAATTGAGCATACTGGGAGCTTCAATCTCTCGAGTAACAGGAGAAGAATTTTAG
- a CDS encoding inositol monophosphatase family protein, which translates to MLTIAIDAACEAGKFLKANVGKVKNIERKIGQETNLVTEIDKQSEVMIIKKIKEHFPEHAILGEESGANVSTSEFKWIIDPLDGTTNFTHGLPIYCVTIGIEHKGEIIAGAIYDPNADELFTAEKGKGAFLNGKRISVSTAATLITSLVVTGFPYNVKDNPENVIEHFVNFLPLAQGVRRLGSAALDLAYIASGRFDGYWEVTLQPWDKAAGILLVREAGGMVTDFSNDPANVIYNPNTLATNGIIHHHMLEIIQLTKKSHAS; encoded by the coding sequence ATGTTGACAATAGCAATCGACGCGGCATGTGAAGCGGGAAAGTTCCTCAAAGCAAATGTTGGGAAGGTGAAAAATATCGAACGAAAGATCGGACAAGAGACAAATCTTGTGACGGAGATTGATAAGCAATCCGAAGTGATGATCATCAAAAAAATTAAAGAACATTTTCCTGAACATGCTATCCTTGGTGAAGAGAGCGGCGCAAATGTCAGTACGTCCGAGTTTAAGTGGATTATTGATCCCTTGGATGGAACGACGAATTTTACACACGGCCTCCCTATCTATTGCGTTACCATTGGCATTGAACACAAAGGTGAGATTATTGCCGGTGCCATTTATGATCCGAATGCTGATGAATTGTTTACAGCCGAAAAGGGAAAGGGAGCGTTTCTTAACGGAAAGAGGATTTCAGTCTCAACAGCAGCAACATTAATTACATCGCTTGTTGTTACAGGTTTCCCCTATAACGTGAAGGATAATCCGGAAAATGTGATTGAACATTTTGTTAATTTCCTTCCGCTTGCTCAAGGTGTTCGCAGACTCGGTTCCGCTGCTCTCGATCTCGCCTACATTGCATCGGGTCGATTTGACGGTTATTGGGAAGTGACACTTCAACCTTGGGACAAAGCAGCGGGAATCTTATTAGTGCGCGAAGCTGGTGGTATGGTGACAGATTTTTCGAACGATCCTGCAAATGTGATATACAATCCGAACACTTTAGCAACGAACGGAATAATTCATCATCACATGCTCGAGATCATCCAATTGACAAAAAAATCTCATGCCTCTTAA
- a CDS encoding DUF4199 domain-containing protein, with the protein MNPEYRYGLLCGVEMSIWVLIEFALGFHTTSLEIGQYSGYVSVFIPIVVIYVALKEQQTTLNVVLPLKAGINTGFQIAIISAAIFTLFLFLYNNYINPEWIDAMVQWQRKKLILSGATDDEIGRFMDQNRKMNNSLGQGIMSFISSTGLGVFVTLIELPIIRFVSSKD; encoded by the coding sequence ATGAATCCCGAATATCGTTACGGTCTTCTTTGCGGCGTAGAAATGAGTATATGGGTGCTGATTGAATTCGCGCTCGGATTTCATACTACATCTCTTGAGATTGGTCAATACTCCGGATATGTATCAGTATTCATTCCTATTGTAGTAATATATGTTGCATTAAAAGAACAACAAACCACGCTGAATGTCGTTCTTCCACTCAAAGCAGGAATTAATACCGGATTTCAAATTGCTATTATATCCGCTGCCATATTCACACTGTTCTTGTTTCTCTACAATAACTATATCAACCCCGAGTGGATCGATGCTATGGTGCAGTGGCAAAGAAAAAAACTGATCCTGAGCGGTGCTACAGACGATGAGATAGGGCGATTCATGGATCAAAACCGAAAAATGAATAACTCACTAGGGCAGGGAATCATGAGTTTTATCAGTTCCACCGGATTAGGTGTTTTTGTCACACTGATAGAACTTCCGATTATCCGGTTTGTTTCATCAAAAGATTAA
- a CDS encoding anti-sigma factor has product MASEKEYFEELCAVHALGELDAKEQAVFENMLTHGDKEYQEIYRDSISVSYLINTSLTRVSPRPNIKTKLLNTIRKRSHASFSISEFFEDLAHTLGFGSPQFGLIVSMLLLIVVIEIGAYAYLLYNDLSTTEQQLSSYESLVAEQQLRLTSLTTDIQQKDEILNVLQSPKIEVAIMNGLEVNPAGYGKIIWDPVRKIAILQISKLPSLPSDKDYQLWFLDKNKKPFSAGIFSVAEGNENYFKVSELPLPENKKDITAFAVTLEPKGGVPQPTGTMYLMGEPAFSN; this is encoded by the coding sequence ATGGCATCTGAAAAAGAATATTTTGAAGAATTATGTGCTGTGCATGCACTCGGTGAGCTCGATGCAAAAGAACAAGCAGTGTTTGAGAACATGTTGACTCACGGCGATAAAGAGTATCAGGAAATTTACCGTGATTCGATTTCTGTTTCCTATCTAATTAATACCAGTCTCACTCGCGTTTCTCCTCGTCCGAACATAAAAACAAAACTCCTTAATACAATCCGAAAACGATCCCATGCTTCCTTCTCTATTTCAGAGTTCTTTGAAGATCTTGCACACACACTCGGTTTCGGAAGTCCGCAATTCGGACTTATTGTATCAATGCTTCTGTTAATCGTAGTTATTGAAATTGGTGCATATGCATATTTGCTATACAATGACCTTTCAACAACAGAACAACAACTTTCTTCGTATGAATCACTTGTTGCAGAACAGCAACTACGACTGACTTCTCTCACAACCGATATACAACAAAAAGATGAGATATTGAACGTTCTGCAATCTCCAAAAATTGAAGTAGCAATCATGAATGGACTGGAAGTGAATCCTGCCGGTTATGGAAAAATTATCTGGGATCCCGTACGCAAAATTGCCATTCTGCAAATTTCAAAACTTCCCTCTCTCCCTTCGGATAAAGATTATCAATTGTGGTTCTTAGATAAAAATAAAAAACCGTTCAGTGCCGGCATCTTTAGCGTTGCCGAGGGCAATGAGAACTATTTCAAAGTTTCCGAATTACCGCTTCCTGAAAATAAAAAAGATATTACTGCCTTTGCCGTTACCTTAGAACCCAAAGGAGGTGTTCCGCAGCCAACAGGAACGATGTATTTAATGGGTGAACCAGCATTTTCTAATTAG
- a CDS encoding response regulator translates to MPLKKQTILFVDDEESLLDIVGSVLEAEGFKVVTATSVEKGIEHLSSVNPDIIISDITMPGKNGFDFFEHIRSLPHLQHVPFLFLSAHSDSESVVAGKEIGSDDYLTKPVDFHLLLSSIRGKLKRKEQLHEAAALQTEKIKSEIFRLITHEMRTPLTSILGATEMLSDSHGDLSTKELTEFLQMLQNSSKRLNMMVDDFLTATKIESGEILREMDIKDYRVTPNHIVQRLISDLEYQLSHHGVKIENKIVDATITVHMFAAHMENILKRLIDNAIKFSQPESYVIVDLHESNGFVFSVQDFGVGIASEKKSIIFQKFGQIDREKNEQQGSGLGLYIAYNLAKLNGADVWFESEEGKGSTFYLRVRKSL, encoded by the coding sequence ATGCCTCTTAAAAAACAAACCATTTTATTTGTTGATGATGAAGAAAGCCTGCTTGATATCGTCGGTTCGGTGTTGGAGGCAGAAGGGTTCAAGGTTGTCACTGCCACCAGTGTAGAAAAGGGGATTGAACATTTATCTTCCGTCAATCCTGACATTATTATTTCGGATATCACCATGCCGGGTAAAAATGGATTTGATTTTTTTGAACATATACGCTCCCTTCCGCATTTGCAGCATGTTCCTTTCCTCTTCCTCTCAGCTCATTCCGATTCCGAAAGTGTTGTTGCCGGAAAAGAAATCGGCAGCGATGATTATTTGACAAAGCCTGTCGATTTTCATCTGTTGCTTTCATCCATTCGCGGAAAACTCAAAAGAAAAGAACAGCTGCATGAAGCTGCCGCCCTTCAAACGGAAAAAATTAAATCGGAAATCTTTCGTTTAATCACTCATGAAATGCGGACCCCGCTTACCTCCATCCTCGGCGCAACGGAAATGCTGTCTGACTCACATGGTGATTTATCGACGAAAGAGTTGACAGAATTTTTACAGATGCTTCAAAATAGCAGCAAACGATTAAATATGATGGTGGATGATTTTCTGACCGCAACGAAGATAGAATCGGGCGAGATTCTTAGAGAGATGGATATCAAAGATTATCGTGTTACCCCCAACCATATTGTTCAGCGATTAATCTCCGATTTAGAATACCAGTTGAGCCACCATGGAGTGAAGATTGAAAACAAGATTGTGGATGCTACCATTACTGTCCACATGTTTGCGGCACATATGGAAAATATTCTCAAACGCCTTATTGATAATGCTATAAAGTTTTCCCAGCCGGAGAGTTATGTAATTGTCGATCTCCACGAGAGCAATGGGTTTGTTTTTTCGGTGCAGGACTTTGGTGTCGGAATAGCTTCGGAAAAAAAATCGATCATTTTTCAAAAGTTTGGACAAATAGATAGAGAAAAGAACGAACAACAGGGATCCGGCCTTGGTTTGTACATTGCGTACAATTTAGCAAAACTCAATGGAGCCGATGTTTGGTTCGAAAGTGAAGAAGGGAAGGGTTCCACCTTTTATTTGCGAGTCCGAAAAAGCCTCTAA
- a CDS encoding sigma-70 family RNA polymerase sigma factor has protein sequence MIFSILPAEQMKNDISLLDRITRKEASGLAELYDQYSTLLYSVIFRILKEQQEAEDILQEVFLNIWEHGEKYDQRLGNPGSWFCRIARNKAIDRLRSKNYRNRSQESKIENYSDIFTADLADNPERRAILSRQQEEILIALTSLSNEQKELIEFAYFRGYTQSELAEHFKMPLGTVKTRIRTAMSILRQKLRHHLA, from the coding sequence ATGATATTCAGTATTCTGCCAGCCGAACAAATGAAGAATGATATTTCCCTTCTCGACAGGATCACGAGAAAGGAAGCGTCTGGCTTGGCAGAATTATATGATCAATATTCAACACTTCTCTATTCCGTTATCTTCCGCATTTTGAAGGAACAACAGGAGGCAGAGGATATCTTACAGGAAGTCTTCCTCAATATTTGGGAACATGGGGAAAAGTACGATCAGCGATTGGGAAATCCCGGTTCATGGTTTTGCCGTATCGCACGAAACAAGGCAATTGATCGATTACGGTCTAAAAATTATCGGAATCGGTCTCAAGAATCCAAAATTGAAAATTATAGTGATATCTTCACTGCAGATCTTGCCGATAATCCTGAACGCCGAGCAATTCTTTCCAGACAACAGGAAGAGATTCTTATCGCCCTTACGTCTCTTTCCAATGAGCAGAAAGAATTAATCGAATTCGCGTACTTCCGTGGTTACACACAATCCGAATTAGCAGAACATTTTAAAATGCCGCTCGGCACCGTTAAAACTCGCATCCGTACTGCAATGTCTATTCTTCGCCAAAAATTGCGCCATCATTTAGCTTAA